A stretch of the Planktothricoides raciborskii GIHE-MW2 genome encodes the following:
- a CDS encoding NAD(P)/FAD-dependent oxidoreductase codes for MNFDYDLVIIGGSVAGVYAAKTAAQLKARVALVQPLLETGFLEETRFLQQEICRFQQQRFSLSPELSFYDLPVGEPYSPGILASLGIDVIIGEGQFCPKPRLAFEVKDRLLRSRSYLLAPGSIPAITNYIEGLNRAKAEQFNQEVLADFIDLNPLKNTDNSPKRLIIIGGSPQGIEIAQCFAKIGYLVTLIVKSDRLLTEEDAEAAFLIQCQLEADGIRLLTNTSVSQIKRINDKIWVQAGDKALEADQIYIATGNQPNLESLNLDRVGVETVKHDSLYQELILNKKLQTTRFSIYSCSHLSQKYRWTNLAIYEANIAIKNALFLPIYQVKSQEIPWAIFTQPQFARVGLTEAQAKERYGKDVLVFRQYEKNVTAAQLSGETTGICKVITRRNGELLGVHLVGNSASELIHTWALAMQNNLKIGAIASLPHIFPSFSEINSQTAQLWRYHQRIRPWENLLEGFFNWRRG; via the coding sequence GTGAATTTTGATTACGATTTAGTCATTATTGGCGGCAGTGTGGCTGGGGTTTATGCGGCGAAAACCGCAGCCCAGCTAAAAGCCCGTGTCGCCCTGGTACAACCGCTTCTAGAAACCGGGTTTCTTGAAGAAACCCGGTTTCTCCAGCAGGAAATTTGCAGATTTCAGCAGCAAAGATTTTCCCTTTCTCCAGAGTTAAGTTTCTATGATTTGCCCGTAGGAGAACCGTATTCTCCGGGGATTTTGGCATCGTTGGGCATTGATGTGATCATTGGTGAGGGTCAATTTTGCCCCAAACCTAGGTTAGCTTTTGAAGTGAAAGATCGCCTATTGCGATCGCGTTCTTATTTATTAGCCCCGGGGTCAATTCCAGCAATTACTAACTATATCGAAGGATTAAATAGGGCTAAAGCCGAACAATTTAATCAAGAAGTTTTAGCCGATTTTATAGATTTAAATCCTTTAAAAAATACCGATAATTCACCTAAGCGTTTAATTATAATTGGCGGCAGTCCTCAAGGGATAGAAATTGCTCAATGCTTTGCCAAAATTGGCTATTTAGTAACACTTATTGTCAAGAGCGATCGCCTGCTTACGGAAGAAGATGCGGAGGCAGCTTTTTTAATTCAGTGTCAATTAGAAGCGGATGGCATCCGATTATTGACGAATACTTCCGTGAGTCAAATTAAGCGAATTAATGACAAAATCTGGGTGCAAGCTGGTGACAAAGCCCTGGAAGCTGACCAAATTTATATTGCTACCGGCAACCAGCCCAATCTAGAATCATTAAATTTAGACCGGGTTGGGGTGGAAACTGTTAAGCATGATTCATTATATCAGGAGTTAATTTTAAATAAAAAACTCCAAACCACACGGTTTTCTATTTACAGTTGTAGTCATTTATCCCAAAAATACCGCTGGACAAATCTGGCTATATATGAAGCAAATATAGCCATAAAAAATGCTTTATTTTTGCCAATTTATCAGGTAAAATCTCAAGAAATTCCCTGGGCTATTTTTACTCAGCCTCAATTCGCTAGGGTCGGTTTAACGGAAGCCCAAGCTAAAGAACGCTATGGTAAAGATGTTTTAGTATTTCGCCAGTATGAGAAGAATGTTACAGCGGCACAGTTGTCGGGAGAAACTACCGGAATTTGTAAAGTTATTACTCGGAGAAATGGGGAATTATTGGGAGTGCATTTGGTGGGAAATAGCGCCAGTGAGTTAATCCATACCTGGGCTTTGGCGATGCAAAATAATTTAAAAATAGGTGCGATCGCTTCTCTGCCGCATATTTTCCCGTCCTTCTCGGAAATTAACAGCCAAACAGCCCAATTGTGGCGATATCATCAGCGGATTCGACCCTGGGAAAATCTGCTTGAAGGCTTCTTTAATTGGCGCCGGGGTTGA
- the cobD gene encoding threonine-phosphate decarboxylase CobD: MAVNRPVHGGNLLWAAALAGCPPSSLVDFSASINPLGPPQSAIAAIQSHLEEIAAYPDPNYRELRKSLGEYHQISPEWILPGNGAAELLTWAGWDLATLPRVVLVTPAFGDYRRCLRAFNAKVVESCLWADLPEDMGDVEIDRWSLPSPMSPSSGLLLNNPHNPSGRLFCRETLLPYLEQFELVVVDEAFMDFLPPPKQESLVSEVARFPNLVILRSLTKFYSLPGLRLGYAIAHPDRLRRWQEWRDPWPVNVLAAAVGGSVLQDTAFQQQTWSWLPPTRDELFQGLSQLPGLTPYPSSVNFLLVKTEQPSSELQQALLQHHQILIRDCLSFPELGDRYFRVAIRSQPENLRLLQGLRDVLS; the protein is encoded by the coding sequence ATGGCCGTTAACCGACCAGTACACGGGGGAAATTTGCTCTGGGCAGCCGCACTAGCAGGTTGTCCCCCAAGTTCACTTGTGGATTTCTCCGCCAGTATTAATCCCCTGGGGCCTCCTCAGTCCGCGATCGCGGCGATCCAATCTCACCTAGAGGAAATCGCCGCTTACCCCGACCCTAATTATCGTGAACTGCGTAAATCTCTCGGTGAGTATCACCAGATTTCTCCAGAATGGATTTTGCCCGGAAATGGCGCCGCTGAGTTACTCACCTGGGCCGGTTGGGATTTAGCAACTCTTCCCAGGGTGGTGCTGGTGACTCCAGCATTCGGTGACTATCGGCGCTGTCTGCGGGCATTTAACGCCAAAGTTGTTGAGTCTTGTCTGTGGGCAGACTTACCAGAAGACATGGGAGACGTTGAGATTGATAGATGGTCTTTGCCCTCTCCCATGTCCCCAAGTTCAGGACTCTTGCTGAATAACCCTCATAATCCCAGTGGTCGGTTATTTTGCCGGGAAACTTTGCTGCCCTATTTGGAGCAATTTGAGTTGGTGGTGGTGGATGAAGCCTTTATGGACTTTTTGCCGCCACCAAAACAAGAAAGTTTGGTCAGCGAGGTGGCAAGATTCCCTAATCTGGTGATTTTGCGATCGCTGACTAAGTTTTACAGCCTGCCCGGACTGCGCTTGGGATATGCGATCGCTCACCCCGATCGCCTGCGCCGCTGGCAAGAATGGCGCGACCCTTGGCCGGTGAACGTTTTAGCCGCTGCGGTGGGGGGCTCGGTACTCCAAGATACAGCCTTTCAGCAGCAAACTTGGTCTTGGTTGCCCCCAACGCGAGATGAACTATTTCAAGGCTTAAGCCAGCTACCAGGGCTGACCCCATACCCAAGTTCGGTTAATTTCTTATTAGTAAAAACCGAGCAGCCCAGTTCTGAACTGCAACAAGCTTTACTCCAACATCATCAAATCTTGATTCGTGACTGCCTGAGTTTTCCCGAACTAGGCGATCGCTATTTTCGGGTAGCCATTCGTTCCCAACCAGAAAACCTGCGTCTCCTCCAAGGACTCAGGGACGTTTTATCATAA
- a CDS encoding HU family DNA-binding protein, with amino-acid sequence MNKGELVDAVSEKAGVTKKQADAVLTAALDVVIDAVAAGDKVTLVGFGSFEARHRKAREGRNPKTGDKMEIPATTVPAFSAGKLFKEKVAQAQ; translated from the coding sequence ATGAACAAAGGTGAACTCGTAGACGCAGTTTCCGAAAAAGCCGGTGTCACCAAGAAACAAGCTGACGCCGTTTTGACCGCAGCATTAGATGTAGTCATCGACGCCGTTGCCGCTGGAGATAAAGTGACTTTAGTGGGCTTTGGCTCATTTGAAGCACGTCACCGCAAAGCCCGTGAAGGTCGTAACCCCAAAACTGGCGATAAGATGGAAATCCCCGCTACTACAGTTCCAGCTTTCTCCGCTGGAAAATTGTTTAAAGAAAAAGTAGCCCAAGCGCAATAA